The Lutibacter sp. A64 genome segment TAAAAGTTTGAAATATTTAAAGTTGAACCACTTTTTGTTACTCGGTATTCTCTGGCAAAATAATGGTTTCCTTCGGTTTGAGGAGATCCATCGTAAATGCTATATTCACTTTCGTCGCAAGAGCATTTTAGTCTGAGGCTACCATCAAAAGTCATAGGAGTATTACAGTCGTAATTTGGACAAGCTCTTTCAAAAGCTTTGTATGGCGGGTTTCCAACACCTGTGTTTTGAATAATAATACCTTGTATTCCACCATTTGTGTATGTCCAGCCGCCAGGAACTTGAAGGTCTATATATTGTGGTAAATTTAAATTTATAGTTTCGCTAAAACTAAATTCAGGTAAAATATCGTTTGTTTCATTTTTTTCGCAAGAGATGGAAAAAAGTATTAAAAACAACAGTAAAAATTTTCTCATATATTTTAAGCTACGTTTGTTGTTAAACGTGTGCAATTTACAAATATTTCGTATATTTGTTTTAAATCTCATTCTGGTTCTCAGTTTTGAGATTTTTTGTATTTAATAAAATGATAAGTTATGAGTAAAATTTCGTATTATTCTGAAGAAGGAATGAGAAATCTAAAGAAAGATTTAGAGTATTTAGAAACTGTAGAACGTCCAAGAGTGAGTAATGACATTGCCGAAGCAAGAGATAAAGGAGATTTAAGCGAAAATGCCGAATATCATGCTGCAAAAGAAGAACAATCTCTTTTGGAGTTAAAAATAGCAAAGCTAAAAGAAGTTATTTCAAATGCAAGAATTATTGATGAATCTAAATTAGACACTTCTAAAATATTAATCCATTCTAAAGTAAAATTAAAGAATACCGCTAATGGTATGGAGTTTAATTATACCTTAGTTGCAGATTCTGAAACTAACATTAAAGAAGGAAAGCTGTCTGTAAATTCTCCTATAGGAAAAGGGCTACTTGGTAAAAAAGTAGGTGAAACGGCCGAAATTCAAGTGCCAAGCGGTATGTTAACTTTTGAAATTTTGGAAATTTCTAGATAGTAGATAGTTAACAAAAATTAAATTTTTTAAAACCCTTTTCAATTGTCAAATTGAGAAGGGTTTCTTATTTTTGGTTAAAATTAAATGTATGAGTTCTATATTTACAAAAATTATAAATGGAGAAATTCCATCGTATAAAATTGCTGAAAATGAAGATTTTTATGTCTTTTTAGATATTAATCCAAATGCAAAAGGACATACCTTAGTAGTGCCAAAAAAAGAAGTAAATAAATTGTTTGATTTAGAGGAAACACTTTATACAAAATTATTTAGTTATTCTAGAAAAATTGCAAAAGCTATTGAAAAAACCATACCGTGTGAACGTGTTGGATTAGCTGTTGTAGGTTTAGAAGTTCCACATGTACATGTACATTTAGTTCCACTACAAAAAATGGAAGATATTCAGTTTATTAAAAAAGTAACAATGAGTGCAGATGAGTTTGAAGCTACAGCAAAAGCAATAGCGGCAAATTTATAAGGTTATTTTTTTAATACAATTAAAAAGGTAGTTCCTTTCTTTAATTCAGACTTTAAAACAGCTATTTTCCCATTGTGGTAATCTTCTATTATACGTTTTGCTAAGGATAATCCCAATCCCCATCCGCGTTTTTTAGTTGTAAATCCGGGTGAAAATATTTTTTGCTGTAAGTGTTTTGGAATGCCTTTTCCTGTATCTGCAATTTTAATTTTTACATTTTTAGAATCTTCTGTAATAGAAAGGTTTATTTTACCTTTTCCTTCCATAGAATCAATGGCGTTTTTGATTAAATTTTCAATAACCCAGCTAAAAAGTTGCAGGTTTATTTCTGCAAAAATTTCAGAATTAGTAGTTTTAAAATTAAAAATAACTTGTTTAGAACTTCTAGATTTTAAATAATTAAAAGCGTTGCTTGTAGCTTTAACAATATTGCTTTTTTTAAGCACAGGAATAGAGCCTATTTTAGAAAATCGTTCGGCAATTGTGTTTAACCGATTAACATCATTTTCAATTTCTTGAACGGTACTTTCATCTGTGTTTTCAAGTCTTAAAATTTCAATCCAGCCTAATAAAGACGACAATGGTGTGCCAATTTGATGTGCTGTTTCTCTAGCCATACCTGTCCATAGTTTATTTTGATCTGCAATTTTATTAGACTTAAAGAATAGGTAAATTACACTTGCAAATAAAAATAAAATTAGAATTAATGCAATAGGATAGTATTTCAATTTGGTAAGTAAATCAGAATCTCTATAATAGATTAATTGTTTTGTATTACCTCTTGTATGACTTACCGTTACCGGAGGGTTTTGGTCTTTCATTAGCGCCAATTGCTTTTCTAAATAAGCAGTTTTTTTTATTTTAGTAGAGTCTAAATTTGCCCATAAAGTAATACTGTCTTTTTCGTTGGTAATAATCATAGGAATATTATTGTTTTTTCCTATAATTTTATCTTCTAAAGAAAAATCAGCATTTAAATCAAAAGAACTAAAGCGTTCGTATGCACCAGCTAATATTTCCATTTTAGCGCGTTCTTCAGTTTTAAATTTTTGAAAGAAAACATACGTATTCCATAAAATAAGAGTAACTATAATAAAAGATGTTATTATTACCGTCCAACGTATTATTTGTACATTTTTATATGAATTCATTATCCAAATATAGAATATATGTTACATATAACTTAAAAAACAAAACCTTATTATTAGAAGTTTAATTTTTTTTGATGTTAATAAGTTTACAAAATAAGCTAAGTGATATTTTGGTTTTGATGTTGTAAAAAAATTACATTTGTGAAATCTATTTTAGAGAAAAAAACGAAAGATTTGGTGTGTTAAACACCTTTAATGAAAAAATTTGAAACATGGAAGTTACTGGAAAAATTAAATTAATAAACGATGAGCAAACGTTTGGTGCAAGTGGTTTTAGAAAAAGAGAGATGGTTGTTACTACAAATGAACAATATCCACAAATGTTGCTAATTGAATTTGTTCAAGATAAGTGTGATTTGTTAAATAATTATAAAGTAGGACAAGACGTAAAAGTTTCTATAAACTTACGCGGTAGAGAATGGATAAATCCTGAAGGAGTTGCTAAATATTTTAATGCAATACAAGGATGGAGAATAGAAGCAATACAAGAAGAAGGAGCACAAGGCGCTGCACCAGCACCATTAGATAATTTAGAAACAACCTCTAATGTTGATGATAACGAACCAGATGACTTACCTTTTTAAGGAAGTGTAAATATTTTAAAAACTGTCTAAAAAGTTTTGAAAATGCATCATGCTAAACTTGTTTTAGCATCTCAATACTGATATAAATTGGATTGAGAACCTAAAATTAAAAATAGGTTGACCAGATTTTTACTTTTCAGACAGTTTTTTTGTTTCTATATATTTGTAAAAAAACAGCGTAAATGTATCTACTTTCAAAAGATTTAGTTTTTCCACCAGTTGAATTAGCAAACAAAGATGGTTTGTTAGCAGTTGGTGGCGATTTGTCTTTAGAACGTTTAATATTGGCTTATAAAAGTGGTATTTTTCCTTGGTACAATCCCGGAGAGCCTATTATTTGGTACAGTCCAAAAGAACGAATGGTATTGTTTCCAAAAGATTTAAAAATTTCTAAAAGTATGCGACAACTTATTAAAAAAAATAAGTTTAAAGTTACTTTTAATCAGAATTTTGAAGCGGTTATTTCAAATTGCAAAACTATAGAAAGAGAAGGGCAAGGTGGAACTTGGATAACCGATGAAATGCAAGAAGCTTATATAAAACTTCATAAGCAAGGGATTGCAAAATCTGTAGAAGTATGGCTTGAAAATGAGTTAGTTGGTGGTTTGTATGGCGTAGATTTAGGAACTGTTTTTTGTGGAGAAAGTATGTTTAGCAAAGTAAGTAATACTTCAAAATTAGCGTTTATTTATTTAGTTCAAAAACTAGAGAAAGAAAACTATAAATTAATAGATTGTCAAGTTTACAATCCGCATTTAGAAAGTTTAGGGGCCGATGAAATTTCTAGAGAAGAATTTTTAACCTATTTATAGAACAGTTATTGAAACTTTTTTAAAAAGAACGTTACTATAATTTTAATAGAACTTCATTACCTTTGACTTTTAATAAAATACCACAAAATGGATATAAAAAATGCACAAAAAGCTGTTGATAATTGGATTAATGAACATGGAGTTCGTTATTTTAATGAATTAACAAATATGGCTCAACTAACCGAAGAAGTTGGAGAAGTAGCACGTATTATTGCACGTAGATATGGTGAGCAAAGTGAAAAAGAAAGTGATAAAAACAAAGATTTAGGAGAAGAATTAGCTGATGTTGTTTTTGTAGTTTTATGTTTAGCAAACCAAACTGGAATAGATTTACAAGCAGCATTTGATAAAAAAATGGATATTAAAACAGAACGAGATCACGATCGTCATCATAATAATAAAAAATTAAAATAATTATGAATCAATATAAAAATGCATCTTTTTTAGATTTAACAATTAGGTTTGGAGCCGGATTTTTAGTGCTATTTTCAATAGTAAAAATAGGGTTAAAAATATTTAGAGCAGGAGGTTTTAATGAGATGATTGCTGCTTATTTTGGACCTGATAATTGGTACATATTTGTAGGTCAAATTTTGTTAGGCTCGTTGTTTTATGGTCTTTTTATGGCGGGTTATTATAAGTTTATTAAAAAATAAAACATATGCTTCGCTAAATTTGGATACTGTTTTTTGAACATTAACTTTGCGGAAAAATTAAAAATAAATGTGCTTACCACTAAATGGTATTATTAATAAAATGTAAATTTTAATCTATGGAATTGTTGAAAATTGATAAAATAAATAATACTATTTGCCAAAATATTGAAATTACTGGATCTAAAAGTGAAACAAATAGATTGTTGATTTTACAACAATTTTATCCAAATTTAAACATCGAAAATATTTCAAATTCAGACGATTCTAAACTAATGCAAAAAGCATTAGCTAGTACTTTAAACGAGATTAATATTGGGCACGCAGGTACTGCTATGCGGTTTTTAACTTCGTATTTTTCGGTAAAAGAAAATTCTGAAATAGTACTTACAGGTTCGCATAGAATGAAAAATAGGCCTATTAAAATTTTAGTAGATGCCTTAACTTCATTGGGAGCAAAAATAGAATACGTAGAAAAAGAAGGGTATCCTCCGTTAAAAATTACTGGAAAAAAATTAACAAAAAGTTTTGTTGAAATTGAAGGAAATGTAAGCAGTCAATACATAACATCTTTACTTTTAATAGCACCAACTTTAGAAAACGGACTGCAACTAAAATTTAAAGGGGCAATTACATCTGTGCCATATATTAAAATGACCTTAACTTTGTTGGCTGAACTGGGAGTGAACCTTTCTTGGAACGATGATACTATTTCTATTCAACCAAAGCCAACTATAAATTCTAAAACTGTAGTAGTAGAGTCTGACTGGAGTTCGGCATCCTATTATTATGGTTTGTGCGCTTTAAGTCCTAATTCTAAAATAATATTGTCTTCATACAAAAAAAATAGTCTACAAGGCGATTCAGTTTTAGCCGAAATTTATAAGAATTTTGGAGTAGAAACTATTTTTGAAAATAATAAAATAGTACTTGCAAACAAGCAAACTACAACTAATAGTGTGCAACCACTTAATTTAAATTTAATTGGAGCTCCAGATATTGCTCAAACAATTGTTGTTACTTGTTTTGGTTTAAAAAGAGAATGTTTTTTAACAGGACTTCATACGTTAAAAATTAAAGAAACTGATAGATTGGTGGCTTTAAAAAACGAAATTGAAAAATTAGGAGGGGAAGTTATAATTACAAATGAAACCTTGCATTTAAAACCAGCTACTAAATTTAATAAAAATATAGCAATAGCTACTTACGATGATCATAGAATGGCTATGGCTTTTGCCCCATTAGCATTAAAGGTTCCGCTTCAAATTGAAGATCCAAATGTGGTGTCAAAATCGTACCCAACTTTTTGGGAAGACTTCAAAAAATGCACTTTATAGTATGTTTAATATTCTCAATTACAAAGTTTTATTGCAAATCACTTGACAACGCCTATGCCGATGTTGTATATTTGCGCTCATTCAATAAAAATAAGAGTATTTGTACTTTGCTTAAATTATAGAATTTAGTAATTATACAACTGCTTTTATAATACTAAAAAATAAAAATCACATATGAAATTATCACATTTTAAGTTTGAATTACCAGAAGATTTATTAGCTGAATATCCTGCAGAACATAGAGATGAATCTAGATTAATGGTGTTAAATAGAAAAGAAAAAACTATTGAACACAAACAATTTAAAGATTTAATCAACTACTTTGATGAAGGCGATTTAATGATTTTAAATAATACAAAGGTTTTTCCAGCACGTATGTATGGCGAAAAAGAAAAGACTGGTGCAAGAATTGAAGTGTTTTTATTAAGAGAATTAAATGCAGAAAGCAGATTGTGGGATGTTTTAGTAGATCCAGCTAGAAAAATAAGAATTGGTAACAAATTATTTTTTGGTGATGATGAAAGCTTAGTTGCTGAAGTTATTGATAATACAACTTCTAGAGGAAGAACATTACGTTTTTTATATGATGGCTCTTATGAAGAATTTAGAAAAAAATTAGAAGAATTAGGAGAAACTCCACTGCCAAAATTTATTAAAAGAGCAGTAACTCCAGAAGATGAAGAGCGTTACCAAACAATTTATGCAAAACACGAAGGTGCAGTAGCAGCTCCAACAGCTGGTTTACACTTTTCTAAACATTTAATGAAACGTTTAGAAATTAAAGGTGTCGATTTTGCTGAAGTTACATTGCATGTTGGTTTAGGTACTTTTAGTCCGGTTGAAGTAGAAGATTTATCAAAACATAAAATGGACTCTGAACAAGCTATTATTTCAGATGAAACAGTTTCTGTTGTTAATAATGCTATAGATTCTAAAAGAAGAGTTTGTGCAGTTGGAACAACTGTTATGAGAGCTATTGAAAGCTCTGTGTCTTCAAATAGTCGCTTAAATGCTTTTAATGGTTGGACCAATAAATTTATTTTCCCTCCTTATGATTTTAGTATAGCAAATTGTATGATTACAAATTTCCATACTCCAAAATCTACATTAATGATGCAGGCAGCTGCTTTTGCTGGTTATGATTTTTTAATGGAAGCCTATGAAGAAGCTGTTAAAGAAAAATATAAATTTTACTCGTATGGAGATGCGATGTTAATCATCTAATAAAATTATTTTTTTAAAAGTTTAATTGTCTAAAAAGTAAGATTTTCGTCAACCTGAAACAGACTGGTTCAGAATGAAGGTTTTTTACACTTTTTAGACAATTTATTTTCTAAACGAGAACCAATAAATGAGTACAAAAAAAGATATACGCGCATTAACCAAAACAGAATTACGAGATTTCTTTGTTGAAAATGGTGATAAAGCATTTAGAGGAAACCAAGTGTATGAATGGTTATGGAGTAAAAGTGCACATTCTTTTGAAGAAATGACAAATATTTCAAAAGATACACGACAAATGCTCGAAACTAATTTTGTAATTAATCATATTGAAGTTGATGATATGCAACGCAGTGCTGATGGAACTGTAAAAAATGCTGTACGTTTACACGATGGTTTAGTGGTAGAATCTGTGTTAATACCTACTGGAAGCAGAACAACAGCTTGTGTGTCTAGCCAAGTTGGTTGTAGTTTAGATTGTAGCTTCTGTGCAACGGCGCGTTTAAAGAAAATGCGTAACCTTAATCCCGATGAAATTTACGATCAAGTTGCAGCAATAAACCAAGAGAGTTTATTGTATTACAATCATAAATTATCAAACATTGTTTTTATGGGAATGGGAGAGCCCTTAATGAATTATAACAATGTATTAAAATCTATAGAAAAAATTACTTCAGAAGAAGGCTTGGGAATGTCTCCAAAAAGAATTACGGTTTCTACTTCAGGAGTTCCTAAAATGATAAAAAAATTAGCAGATGATGAAGTTAAATTTAATTTAGCAGTTTCATTACACTCTGCCATAGATGAGGTTAGGTCTAAAATAATGCCTTTTAGTAAAGCATTTCCGTTAACAGATTTAAAAGAATCTATAGAATATTGGTATGCAAAAACAAACAGCAGAGTTACTTACGAATATGTTGTTTGGAAAGGAATTAACGATACAAAAGAAGCCATAAATGCTTTGGTTAAATTTTGTAAATATGTGCCTTGTAAAGTTAATTTAATTGAATACAATCCAATTGACGATGGTGAGTTTCAACAAGCAAATCCACAGGCAATAGACGATTATATAAGCATTTTAGAAATGAACGATATAATTGTTAACGTTAGACGAAGTAGAGGGAAAGATATTGATGCCGCTTGTGGGCAATTAGCAAATAAGAAAAGCTAGATTTTTTGTAGCGGTTATTTTTTAATAACTTTCTAAAGTTTAAAGCAAATTGTACTTAAACGTCTTACTGAGCTTGTCTCAGTATCTCATAATTTATATATACAAATTTTATTAACTACAAATGTTAACTTGTACATATATTTTAAATTAAGAAGTGTATAGGTTGATGCGAAATTCGGCTAAATTTAGGTTTATTAAACGTAGATAGATTAATATTTAGTTATATATTTGCTGCATGTTTGGTTTTGCATTTATTTTTTAAATGTGAATTAAAAGGGAATTCTGTTAAATTCAGAAGCTGTTCCCGCAACTGTAAGCTAAGTCTTTTTATAAAGATGCTTTTTGTTACATAACTTCAAAATAACCACTGCATTGTAAAGTGTGGGAAGGTTAACAAAAAGACGCGAGCCAGGAGACCTGCCAGAAAATAACAACTTAATTACAAGTTAGTTGTCGGGAGAAACAACATTTTAATTATGAGATATTTTTTAATTTTAGTTGTGTTTTTTTATAGTTTCGCATTGTTTTCGCAAGAAAAGAAAGCTGAAGCTTTAGATACTGTTTATCTAAAATCTGTTAAAATAATAGAAAAATCTATCGGTCAAAAAACAACTATTTTATCTAAAAAAACAATTCAAAATTATAGCCCACAATTAACAGAAGTCTTAAATTTTGAAACGTCCATTTCTTTTAAAGAAAATGGTTTAGGAATGGTTTCTTCACCTTCTTTTAGAGGAACCACGGCACAGCAAACAGCTGTGGTTTGGAATGGAATAAATATTAATTCTCAATTTTTAGGTCAAACAGATTTTAATACAATTAGTACTGCTAGTTTTGATGAAATTGTTATTAGGCCTGGAGGCGGAAGCACACAATTTGGAACTGGAACTATTGGTGGAAGTATAAATTTAAATAATAATTTTTCTTTTGAGCAACAAGATCAACTAACTGTAAATGCCAGTTATGGTAGTTTTAACACTAAAGAAATTGGTCTAAAAGCAAGCACTTCAACTTCAAATTTAAATGTTAATGGTGGTTTAGCTTATTTTGATTCTGATAACGATTATAAATATGCCAATTCCAATCAAAAAAATGAAAACGGAGAATTCTATAATAAATCGGCCTTTTTAAATGGAGCTTATAAATTTAATTCAAAACAACAACTTAAATTATACTCTTCATTATTTAATGGTTTACGTCATTTTTCTATTTTAGAAACCACGCAAAGTAGAACTAAATATAAAGATGAAACGTTAAGGTTAATGTTTGAGTATAATGGTGTGTTTAACAAGTTTTTTATCAATACAAAAACAGCTTTAATCAATGAAGATTATACCTACTTTCCAGATGTAACTACAGATAGCGATTTAAGTACTGGAACTGCGTTTTCTAAAATTATTAAAAATGAATTTGGCTATAAAATAAACAAGGCTTTTTTATTAAAAGCGTTTATTAATTATAACAATACTTTGGGTAAAGGTTCTAATTATAATAACGAAAAAAGAGAAGTTTTTACTTTAGGTACATATTTTAAGCACAATATAACGGATAAGTTAGTGTACCAACTTACTGTTAATAGTGATAATACTTCTAATTATGAGAGTCCGTTGTTATTTACTTTTGGTTCAGAATTTAAGGTTAGTCCGCACTATAAAATTAGTATTCATAGCTCTAAAAATTATAGAGTGCCAACTTTAAACGATTTGTTTTGGCCAGGAGCAGGAAATCCAGATTTAAAACCTGAAACTTCGTTGCAATACGAATTAACCAATACATTTATTTTTAATCATTTTAACTTCAAATTAACGGGGTATTATAATAATGTAAAAGATTTAATTGTCTGGTTACCAGTTTCTAGTACGGTTTGGAAACCTACAAATACCAATAAAGTTTTAATAAAAGGAGTAGAAGCAGAAGTAGCTTATAGTCACTTTTTTGGCAATCATTACCTTAAAAGCAGTTTGTCTTACGCCTATACAAAATCTCAAAATAAAGAAACCAATAAACAGTTAACATACGTTCCTTATCATAAAACGGTATTGTCTGTTTTATACAATTACAAAAGACTAAATCTAAATCTAAATAATAATTATACAGGTGTTGTTTATACCCAAACCGATAACAATAAAAAAACAGCTTTAGATCCGTACTTATTAACAAATTTAAATTTTGGAGTTGCTTTAGATTTCAAAAAAGCAATACATATTGGCTTTAAAATAAAAAACCTTTGGAATACAACTTACCAAAGTGTTGCTTATAAACCAATGCCTTTAAGAAATTATCAATTTTATTTAACACTAAATATTTAACACAATGAAAAACCAATTTTTTAAAACTTTATTAGTTTTATTATCAATTACTATGTTTGTATCCTGTGATGATGATTCATCAGGTGAAGTTTATGTGCCTAAGGGCGATTATGATTTAGGATTTATAGTATCTAATGAAGGAAATTTCGGTACGCCAACTGCTTCTGTAAGTTATATTTCAGAAGATTTATTAGAATCGGCTAACGATGTTTATTCAACAGTAAATAACAATGCAGCTTTAGGCGATGTATTACAAAGTATTACGTTTGAAGATGATTATGCGTATTTAGTTCTAAATAATAGCAACAAAATTGAAGTTGTTGATAGATATACTTTTACACAAGTAACAACAATTACTGAAAATATTAGTGGTCCAAGATATGCTGAAGTTGAAGATGGTAAATTATATATTTCTAATTCAGGAACATCAAGTATTGGAGTTTACAATATTTCAGATTTTAGCTATAATACTTCTATTGAAATTGGAAGTACTGTAGAACAAATTATTATAGAAGATGGCTTTATGTATGTACAAAATGCAGCATTTGGTTATGGAAATACTATAACTGTTGTTAATCTTACTACAAATACAATTGTTAAAACAATTACTACAGGAGATGGCTTAAATTCTATGGAAGAAGAAGATGGAGTAATTTATGCAATGCATACAACTGGAGTTACTAAAATTAGTACATCTACTAATGACATTATAGGAGAGATTACAGTAGGAGGAACATTAACAAGTCCAAGTCAAATAGATATTGAAGATGGAATGATTTATTTTATTTCAGGGTCTAAAATTTATGCATCAAGTATAAATAGTACCGAGTTTTCAGATACTCCTTTAGTTGATACAAATGTAGAAGGTCCATCTTGGTTTATTGGGTATGGTTTTGCTGTAGAAAACGATAAAATATTTTATTCAGATGTAAATGGTTTTTCTGAAAACAGTGAATTATTAATTTACGATTTACAAGGTGTGTTTTTAAAATCAATTACTACTGGAGTTGGTTCAAACAACGTTTATTTTAACGATTAAGTTTTAATTTTTCAACCTTAAAAAAGTCCTATTATTTTAAAATTTTAGGACTTTTTTTATTTAGGTTAGTGGTTAAAAGTTTCATATATAGCTGGTGGCAGAATATTCATTTAATATAAAAAAATTATATATATATAATTAGTATATTTGAAAGTTTATTAAAATAATGCAAAATTTAAAAGTATCTTTTTTTAGTTTGTTTTTATTGGTTTCTATAACACTAGAAGCTCAGGAAACACTTCCAATATATTCAGATTATTTATCTGACAATGTATTTTTGGTGCATCCTTCAGCAGCTGGATTTAGAGATTGTGGAAATGTGCGCTTAACTGCCAGAAATCAATGGAGTGGTATAAAAGATGCACCCTCATTACAAACTTTAAATATTCATTCTAAATTTGGAACGAATGCAGGTTTAGGCTTAATTATTTTTAATGATAAAAATGGGTATCATAGTCAGCAAGGTGTTCAAGCAGCATATGCGTATCATTTAACTTTAG includes the following:
- a CDS encoding 3-phosphoshikimate 1-carboxyvinyltransferase — its product is MELLKIDKINNTICQNIEITGSKSETNRLLILQQFYPNLNIENISNSDDSKLMQKALASTLNEINIGHAGTAMRFLTSYFSVKENSEIVLTGSHRMKNRPIKILVDALTSLGAKIEYVEKEGYPPLKITGKKLTKSFVEIEGNVSSQYITSLLLIAPTLENGLQLKFKGAITSVPYIKMTLTLLAELGVNLSWNDDTISIQPKPTINSKTVVVESDWSSASYYYGLCALSPNSKIILSSYKKNSLQGDSVLAEIYKNFGVETIFENNKIVLANKQTTTNSVQPLNLNLIGAPDIAQTIVVTCFGLKRECFLTGLHTLKIKETDRLVALKNEIEKLGGEVIITNETLHLKPATKFNKNIAIATYDDHRMAMAFAPLALKVPLQIEDPNVVSKSYPTFWEDFKKCTL
- a CDS encoding TonB-dependent receptor plug domain-containing protein, which codes for MRYFLILVVFFYSFALFSQEKKAEALDTVYLKSVKIIEKSIGQKTTILSKKTIQNYSPQLTEVLNFETSISFKENGLGMVSSPSFRGTTAQQTAVVWNGININSQFLGQTDFNTISTASFDEIVIRPGGGSTQFGTGTIGGSINLNNNFSFEQQDQLTVNASYGSFNTKEIGLKASTSTSNLNVNGGLAYFDSDNDYKYANSNQKNENGEFYNKSAFLNGAYKFNSKQQLKLYSSLFNGLRHFSILETTQSRTKYKDETLRLMFEYNGVFNKFFINTKTALINEDYTYFPDVTTDSDLSTGTAFSKIIKNEFGYKINKAFLLKAFINYNNTLGKGSNYNNEKREVFTLGTYFKHNITDKLVYQLTVNSDNTSNYESPLLFTFGSEFKVSPHYKISIHSSKNYRVPTLNDLFWPGAGNPDLKPETSLQYELTNTFIFNHFNFKLTGYYNNVKDLIVWLPVSSTVWKPTNTNKVLIKGVEAEVAYSHFFGNHYLKSSLSYAYTKSQNKETNKQLTYVPYHKTVLSVLYNYKRLNLNLNNNYTGVVYTQTDNNKKTALDPYLLTNLNFGVALDFKKAIHIGFKIKNLWNTTYQSVAYKPMPLRNYQFYLTLNI
- the queA gene encoding tRNA preQ1(34) S-adenosylmethionine ribosyltransferase-isomerase QueA encodes the protein MKLSHFKFELPEDLLAEYPAEHRDESRLMVLNRKEKTIEHKQFKDLINYFDEGDLMILNNTKVFPARMYGEKEKTGARIEVFLLRELNAESRLWDVLVDPARKIRIGNKLFFGDDESLVAEVIDNTTSRGRTLRFLYDGSYEEFRKKLEELGETPLPKFIKRAVTPEDEERYQTIYAKHEGAVAAPTAGLHFSKHLMKRLEIKGVDFAEVTLHVGLGTFSPVEVEDLSKHKMDSEQAIISDETVSVVNNAIDSKRRVCAVGTTVMRAIESSVSSNSRLNAFNGWTNKFIFPPYDFSIANCMITNFHTPKSTLMMQAAAFAGYDFLMEAYEEAVKEKYKFYSYGDAMLII
- a CDS encoding nucleotide pyrophosphohydrolase, whose amino-acid sequence is MDIKNAQKAVDNWINEHGVRYFNELTNMAQLTEEVGEVARIIARRYGEQSEKESDKNKDLGEELADVVFVVLCLANQTGIDLQAAFDKKMDIKTERDHDRHHNNKKLK
- the rlmN gene encoding 23S rRNA (adenine(2503)-C(2))-methyltransferase RlmN; the protein is MSTKKDIRALTKTELRDFFVENGDKAFRGNQVYEWLWSKSAHSFEEMTNISKDTRQMLETNFVINHIEVDDMQRSADGTVKNAVRLHDGLVVESVLIPTGSRTTACVSSQVGCSLDCSFCATARLKKMRNLNPDEIYDQVAAINQESLLYYNHKLSNIVFMGMGEPLMNYNNVLKSIEKITSEEGLGMSPKRITVSTSGVPKMIKKLADDEVKFNLAVSLHSAIDEVRSKIMPFSKAFPLTDLKESIEYWYAKTNSRVTYEYVVWKGINDTKEAINALVKFCKYVPCKVNLIEYNPIDDGEFQQANPQAIDDYISILEMNDIIVNVRRSRGKDIDAACGQLANKKS
- the aat gene encoding leucyl/phenylalanyl-tRNA--protein transferase, producing the protein MYLLSKDLVFPPVELANKDGLLAVGGDLSLERLILAYKSGIFPWYNPGEPIIWYSPKERMVLFPKDLKISKSMRQLIKKNKFKVTFNQNFEAVISNCKTIEREGQGGTWITDEMQEAYIKLHKQGIAKSVEVWLENELVGGLYGVDLGTVFCGESMFSKVSNTSKLAFIYLVQKLEKENYKLIDCQVYNPHLESLGADEISREEFLTYL
- the greA gene encoding transcription elongation factor GreA, whose protein sequence is MSKISYYSEEGMRNLKKDLEYLETVERPRVSNDIAEARDKGDLSENAEYHAAKEEQSLLELKIAKLKEVISNARIIDESKLDTSKILIHSKVKLKNTANGMEFNYTLVADSETNIKEGKLSVNSPIGKGLLGKKVGETAEIQVPSGMLTFEILEISR
- a CDS encoding HIT family protein, producing the protein MSSIFTKIINGEIPSYKIAENEDFYVFLDINPNAKGHTLVVPKKEVNKLFDLEETLYTKLFSYSRKIAKAIEKTIPCERVGLAVVGLEVPHVHVHLVPLQKMEDIQFIKKVTMSADEFEATAKAIAANL
- a CDS encoding sensor histidine kinase, which gives rise to MNSYKNVQIIRWTVIITSFIIVTLILWNTYVFFQKFKTEERAKMEILAGAYERFSSFDLNADFSLEDKIIGKNNNIPMIITNEKDSITLWANLDSTKIKKTAYLEKQLALMKDQNPPVTVSHTRGNTKQLIYYRDSDLLTKLKYYPIALILILFLFASVIYLFFKSNKIADQNKLWTGMARETAHQIGTPLSSLLGWIEILRLENTDESTVQEIENDVNRLNTIAERFSKIGSIPVLKKSNIVKATSNAFNYLKSRSSKQVIFNFKTTNSEIFAEINLQLFSWVIENLIKNAIDSMEGKGKINLSITEDSKNVKIKIADTGKGIPKHLQQKIFSPGFTTKKRGWGLGLSLAKRIIEDYHNGKIAVLKSELKKGTTFLIVLKK
- a CDS encoding DUF3127 domain-containing protein — encoded protein: MEVTGKIKLINDEQTFGASGFRKREMVVTTNEQYPQMLLIEFVQDKCDLLNNYKVGQDVKVSINLRGREWINPEGVAKYFNAIQGWRIEAIQEEGAQGAAPAPLDNLETTSNVDDNEPDDLPF